GCACACCCATCCCTGGACCCAGGAACAATTCAAACAGTCGCCAGTCAGGGCCACCTCGGAATAAACACAGTCTCCAGAATAATACACTTCCCCCGTTGAAGCCCCAAGCGTGCAATCCGAAGCAGGCGGAGGTTCTGGTGTGCCATCATGGCTATCTCCCCCGCCGCCCCCGCCGCCACTATTTGCGGCTGCTACCGCCGCCGCTGTACCGGCAATGGCAGCGGCGCTTGCCCCTATTATCGCACCGGTTGACAGGCCTGACTCGGCCGTGGCGGTGCCACCGCCGGTTGCTATTGCAGCGCTAATCAAAGAAACAGTGATGACGCCTCCGGTAATGACGGCCATCTGGCCCGCTTCCAGCACGGCGGTGGAGACAACCGCTCCGGTATCTGACAAGGCTGACAGATTCAGCGACCCTTCCGTACAACTGACCGTCGCCTTTGTCCTGTCTTCATCCCTGGATTCGATAAAGCCAAAGCCCGTTCCCCTGACGCCAAGAACGCAGGTCGGCGAACGAACTTCGTAAAGATTATCGCCGCCAATGAATTTGCCGACGGTGGCCGTCAACTGACCGATTGATAGTAAAAAAACGGCCGCGCGAGATTGTTTTTTGAAAAGGAATTGATTGATTTCCAGTTTTGAGTTCTGGCTCAGGGTAATGGTGCTGTCATCAGAAAAAGTCATCATGGCCGAAGATGCCCGATCCGTGATGACGACATCTTTTTCTTGAATCGGTGATTTCACGACGGGCTTGATTGCTTCCGTCGCCCTCATCTGCGTGACAGCGCCCTCGACCGAGGTAAACTCACCGATTGCCGCCGCAAAAATTGAACAAGGGATACCGAGTTGTAATATCAGAAAAAACGAAAGAAACTTCCTGACTGCGTTAGACATGGCAACACCTCCAGGATATGGTTAAGCAATGATAACGGCTGAACTCATACAGCATCAATGATGGCTGCATATTTATACAAAACAGAATTAATTGTCAATAATTCAATACCGTGTTTTTTTTGTTTTACAAATTATTACAGTTATCTACAACAATTGACACCTGTCCACGGCCCTGATATAGGAAAATTATGGAATTGAAAGCACTGCTTTACCTGATTTATTTCTTTTTACTGTTACCGGACAAGATCCGCACAGGGGAATCGCCATGACCGCTAGCATTCAACCCAAAGATATTTTTGCCTATCTTTCCCGGAAGGTGCTGGGACAGGATGAGGTTTTAAAACAGATTTCCGTTTCCGTCTTCAAGCATATCAGCGGCATTAAATGGGGCAACATCTTCCTTGTCGGCAACAGCGGCACCGGCAAAACGACCATCATGAACTCCGTCTTCCAGTTTTACCGGGACCACAAGGAACTGGAGGCGTTTCAGGCCATGTCGGTCATGAACGCCAATACCCTGGTGGATGACACCGGGGAAGTTAATCTTCATCGGATATTCAAAGACCTTGAGGCGGGTGTGCGAAACCGCCTGGGCGCCTCGGTCACCGCCAGGGAGTTGAAGACCCATATTGAAAACGCCACCGTCTGTCTGGATGAAGTGGACAAAATTTCATCAAAAATTTCCGGACGGACAAACGTCTCGGGTATCGTCATTCAACAGGCCCTGCTGACCATCCTGGAAGGGGAAACCATCTATATCGAAACAT
Above is a genomic segment from Thermodesulfobacteriota bacterium containing:
- a CDS encoding FecR family protein, producing MSNAVRKFLSFFLILQLGIPCSIFAAAIGEFTSVEGAVTQMRATEAIKPVVKSPIQEKDVVITDRASSAMMTFSDDSTITLSQNSKLEINQFLFKKQSRAAVFLLSIGQLTATVGKFIGGDNLYEVRSPTCVLGVRGTGFGFIESRDEDRTKATVSCTEGSLNLSALSDTGAVVSTAVLEAGQMAVITGGVITVSLISAAIATGGGTATAESGLSTGAIIGASAAAIAGTAAAVAAANSGGGGGGGDSHDGTPEPPPASDCTLGASTGEVYYSGDCVYSEVALTGDCLNCSWVQGWVCEDPITTTCHTYYLTNNGYKSPVCDCSDTACIQNSAQLTVDHCK